The proteins below are encoded in one region of Solenopsis invicta isolate M01_SB chromosome 8, UNIL_Sinv_3.0, whole genome shotgun sequence:
- the LOC105199660 gene encoding DNA mismatch repair protein Mlh3, translating into MEDVTQQPIMQTLTISNIASFEQCISELIANSLNSRAAAIAVRIHAGKRKIQVVDNGVGIPKDMLRCIAEAEATDDQQQVCELPQSNYLADIRRLSDCLTIASRYQYSKETFMKAFEMGFASNLIPIEQRPSCGTTVSVYGFYEIPCKKWDTSIICFLIAAIAVTKLEVSFSIRDEEQKKVVLRIAKPHSPVEVLKTLFGKDLPLNHVWSIQCSPECNTNYHGYVGLSDKNAMQWIFLNHRPIYCPLILKLIQIAFKERFNLSSNALDLCEKNIFILFFLTFSEKEFTFVIENEKRCIMFYDMQKILNPIKNCIFKSLAEEATVSAITPYLCKTQMLKRIHLRREKSIFNNINGRKNVTFSIIKNKIVTIGFKKRNITSTIVSSNYFNKQHNTDDNIETVKHYIDKKHNILSNIHQTKVTIKHMNLCVDDGIKKMHNNNDETQGSSRNLRITDNLVKSDEVSNYRNDNSNNFVNMISPLSEWSNWTYYTNNKKRDSTRNMIDIHPKIDMHQFNVLPRKLYGFLQHRHVKLTNVKSFDSPNDTILFTENWQHEQAMVHPCKLKQKLCEFRLSRESLKYIKVINQVNDEFIAALMTYNKMKILLMIDQHAVHERIRYENLLLRYKVQNESELLSFNLRDPLSMEFPTEMYNLLLRNKTLLKKYGINLGSSKENTLLIRTIPQCLVTNSDSYNNEKILPKIYGLLNDVLKNRDITNQANALPLTIHNAIASEACHGAIKFGDKLILEQCKSLIKLLKLTKFPNRCAHGRPTIIPVMEFSELRTRSVRILEEKLNFTSLKKITSIK; encoded by the exons ATGGAGGATGTTACACAACAACCGATCATGCAAACGTTGACGATATCAAATATCGCGTCTTTCGAACAATGCATTTCAGAACTG ATAGCGAATTCCTTGAACTCACGCGCAGCGGCAATCGCGGTAAGAATTCACGCGGGAAAACGCAAAATTCAGGTCGTCGACAACGGCGTCGGGATACCGAAAGATATGTTAAGATGTATCGCGGAAGCAGAAGCTACGGATGATCAGCAGCAAGTGTGCGAATTGCCTCAATCAAACTATCTGGCGGACATTCGTCGTTTGTCCGACTGTCTTACGATTGCTTCGAGGTATCAATATTCTAAGGAGACTTTCATGAAG gcATTCGAGATGGGATTTGCGTCCAATTTGATACCGATAGAACAGAGACCTTCGTGTGGCACAACGGTGTCCGTCTACGGATTCTACGAAATACCGTGTAAAAAATGGGATACATCTATCATTTGTTTTCTTATTGCGGCCATAGCTGTTACAAAGTTAGAa GTGTCGTTTTCGATTAGAGACGAAGAACAAAAGAAGGTTGTTTTGAGAATTGCGAAACCGCACAGCCCGGTCGAAGTCCTGAAAACACTATTTGGGAAAGATCTGCCGTTGAATCACGTATGGTCGATACAATGCAGCCCTGAATGTAACACGAATTATCACGGTTACGTGGGATTATCCGATAAAAACGCGATGCAAtggatatttttaaatcataggCCGATCTATTGTCCTCTTATTTTGAAGTTGATTCAGATTGCCTTCAAAGAAAGATTCAATTTGTCTTCCAACGCGCTTGATCTatgcgaaaaaaatatatttattctgttCTTTCTCACGTTCTCAGAAAAAGAATTCACATTTGTTATTGAAAATGAGAAAAGATGCATCATGTTTTAtgatatgcaaaaaatattaaatcccattaagaattgtatttttaaaagtcTTGCAGAAGAAGCTACAGTTTCTGCCATTACCCCTTATTTGTGTAAAACACAGATGTTAAAACGAATACATTTAAGGAgagaaaaatctatttttaacaatatcaatGGAcgtaaaaatgttacattttcaataataaaaaataaaatcgtcaCGATtggctttaaaaaaagaaatattacgtCAACAATTGTATCaagcaattattttaacaaacaaCATAATACAGATGATAATATTGAAACTGTCAAGCATTACATAGacaaaaaacataatatattgaGTAACATTCACCAAACAAAAGTTACTATAAAACATATGAATTTGTGTGTAGATGAtggtataaaaaaaatgcataataataatgatgaaacGCAAGGAAGTTCCAGAAACTTAAGAATAACAGATAATCTTGTTAAATCTGATGAAGTTTCCAATTATCGTAATGACAATAGCAATAATTTCGTAAACATGATTTCTCCTCTTTCCGAATGGTCGAACTGGacttattatacaaataataaaaaacgtgATTCTACGAGAAATATGATTGATATACATCCCAAAATAGACATGCATCAATTTAATGTCCTACCACGAAAATTATATGGTTTTCTACAACATCgtcatgttaaattaacaaatgtaaaatcCTTTGACAGTCCTAATGATACAattttgt ttACAGAAAACTGGCAACATGAACAAGCAATGGTGCATCCTTGTAAGTTGAAGCAAAAATTATGTGAATTTAGACTATCACGAGAatcattaaaatacataaaa gTCATTAATCAAGTTAATGATGAATTTATTGCCGCATTGATGACatacaataaaatgaaaattctaCTGATGATCGATCAACATGCCGTCCACGAAAGAATACGTTATGAAAATTTACTTCTTA gATACAAGGTGCAGAACGAGAGCGAGTTGCTTTCTTTTAATTTGCGTGATCCTCTATCCATGGAATTTCCTACAGAAATGTACAATTTACTCCTACGAAATAAAACATTACTGAAGAAATACGGCATAAATTTAGGATCATCAAAGGAAAACACACTGTTAATACGCACAATACCGCAATGTTTGGTTACGAATAGCGATTCCTATAATAACGAAAAAATACTGCCAAAAATCTATGGCTTATTAAACGACGTGTTAAAGAATCGTGATATAACAAATCAAGCAAACGCGTTACCGTTAACTATTCATAATGCTATAGCATCGGAGGCTTGTCATG GTGCTATTAAATTCGGCGATAAGCTAATATTAGAACAGTGCAAGagtcttataaaattattaaagcttACAAAATTTCCCAATCGATGCGCACATGGACGACCGACTATAATACCTGTCATGGAATTTTCGGAATTAAGAACCAGAAGCGTAAGGATACTTGAG GAAAAATTGAATTTCACATCCTTGAAGAAAATTACATCAATTAAGTAA